The Epinephelus lanceolatus isolate andai-2023 chromosome 10, ASM4190304v1, whole genome shotgun sequence genomic sequence TTTGGAAGAGCATATGTGACTAAACACCTTAACACAAAGCTATTTCAAAGCTTTGCACAAAAACATTAGAAAAGGCCATTAAGTGGACTTTTAGGAAAGATGATTTTGTTACACCGGATGTAAATATATGAAAAGAAACATAGACTACTAAAAGCTTAGATTAGAGGTAAATTGAGTATCAAAGAATTGTTAAACAGAAGTATCTACTATATCTTATATTTATTAACCCTCAGGATACACCACGTCCACCTGTGAACCGCTTAGTCACACACTCCGGtacagcaggtggcgctatgCAGTACAGATTAGCGGATGCTTACCATTTACAACAAAGGGGACAGGCGAAGAAGAATGTGATCTCGCAGtcagtagaagaagaaggaggaagtgatttttgtgtctgtttagttttttttttttgcgacgATTCTCTTGGCCTTACCAATACCAGGTAAATTACCACAGTCATGTAAATTATTTTAGTTCCATAGAAATATTGATAAAGACTTCATCCAGAATCTGGGGACCGACTGAAGTCACAGCCACGGCTATTTGTAGCAGTCGGAACAACCTACTGTTGCAGTGCTAAGCTAACGAAATGCTAACGGTAGCCTGAGGTGCCTCCCGAGTTATCTGACAATTCAATCAGGTCACCGGCTGCTTTATTGTTCGGATTTTATAGTGTCTTTGAGATTACTTAACGCAGCCATGTTTAGACCAGTAACTCCAGACGCTCGCGGTTTAAACGGAGACATAACAAGCATCGCCGTTGTCACAAAAGTTTCATGTCTTTGGGTTGTTTGGAGATGGTTTTGGACTATAActtgactttattttttgtgaTGCAGGATCCACACTAATTCACAATGAACCTGGAACGGCTGCCCAATGAGGAGAAACTCAGTCTGTGCAGAAAATATTATTTAGGTGAGTGTACTTAAAAAGTGAATCATGACAGAagtgactttacaaacatcTTTATATTTTACCTTTACTGTTCCTTTTTGGTTTTTAAATTCAGGGTACATGCAAGTAGTGTTAACACCTGTTTTCAGTGGCGTGAGGTGGTTATGATTGGCCCCAGTGCTCCCTAGTTACTAGTTATGAAGTACACACAGACTTACTAGACGTATATATGTTTTACCAACAATGTGTCATGCTACCACTCTCATGTTGTATCTGCCTGCAGATGTGCCCAGCTTGTCACTCTTGAGAGAATTTGCACCTAAACTAGCTACTGTAAATCATATCGTGATGTTGCATGATTAAACAGAGGCAGATATTGGACACCAACACACAAATTACCCAGCAATCAGCAGTACacatctgtatatgacaaaaactacGAAAGAAAATAGAACATTATAAGTTTAATTATAGTTGTTTATAGTTCATGTAGAATAATcacataatataataattataattttgttatggattaatacaaaaaaaaccaacaacaaaaaaaacagataaccatgatggagatgggtttacCTTTTTGAGGGCATATATAGAAAATCGCACCATTTTTGATTTACCTTGaattcttctttgaacacaggcttATTTCCCACCCCACAGGCCCCTGCACTGTCTGTATTGCCTCAATAAGTTGTACATTTAGGTTAAAATGATCTGATGCATCATATTTATGTGAGAGTGAGGATAGGCTAACAGTGACTGGGAGTCTTGTGTAAACCAAAGTATGAGCACCTTGAGTACATCTGCCCTCATATGAAGTAGTAACATTCAGTGGTATTGTCAGTGATGGTGTTTTTtgatctgtttatttttttcaggtggCTTTGCATTCCTTCCATTCCTCTGGCTGGTCAATGTTGTTTGGTTCTTTAAGGAGGCTTTTGTAAAGCCAGTCTACACTGAACAGCTCCAGATCAAAACTTGTAAGTATAAAACTGTTACTTTTCATACATGATTTTACAAACGTATGAGCTTATTCAAGTTCATGTCTAGTTTCCCA encodes the following:
- the psenen gene encoding gamma-secretase subunit PEN-2, translated to MNLERLPNEEKLSLCRKYYLGGFAFLPFLWLVNVVWFFKEAFVKPVYTEQLQIKTYVKRSALGLLLWVAVLTTWITIFQHFRAEWGEVGDYLSFTIPLGIP